CGGCGGATGCCTGGCGCCTGGCGCGGGCGCGCCGCCTCGATGCCGCGGCCTGAGACGCCGTCCCCCTTGCCCGCCCTCGATGGCGTGGGCGCGAGCTGCATCGCGCTGCCGCCGGGCCCGTGGCCCACGGTGGCCGCGTTCCTCGTCCACCGCTTCCCCGCGGTGACCGAGGCCGCCTGGGCCGCCCGCATGGCACGCGGCCACGTGGTCGACGAGGCCGGCGAGCCGGTGCGTCCCGACCGCCCGTACCGGGCCCACCTCAAGGTCTTCTACTACCGCGACCTGCCCGAGGAACCCCGTGTGCCATTCGACGAGGCCGTGCTGTTCCAGGACGAGCACCTCGTCGTCGTCGACAAGCCCCACTTCCTGCCGGTCACGCCAGGGGGCCGCTACCTGCAGGAGACGGTGCTCGTGCGCGTGCGCCGCAGGCTCGGCCTCGACACGCTCGTGCCGGTGCACCGGCTCGACCGCGAGACGGCCGGGCTCGTGGTGCTGGCCGTGCGCCCGCAGGACCGCGCGGCCTACCACGCGCTGTTCCGCGAGCGGGCGGTCGGGAAGGTCTACGAGGCCGTCGCCCCGTGGCGGCCCGAGCTGCCGATGCCGCAGGTGCGCCGCAGCCGGCTGGCGGAGTCGCCGCAGGCCTTCATGCAGATGCGGGAGGTGCCGGGCGAGCCGAACGCCGAGACGCTCATCGAGTGCCTGGGCCCGTGCGGGCCGGGCCTCGCGCGCTACCGGCTGACCCCGTCGACGGGCCAGCGCCACCAGCTGCGCGTGCACATGGCGGCGCTGGGCTTGCCGCTGCACAACGACCGGATCTACCCGGTGCTGCAGCCCCAGCTGGCCGACGACGGGACGCCGGGGTTCGACCGTCCGCTCCAGCTGCTCGCCCGTTCGCTCGCGTTCGCGGACCCGGTCACGGGCCAGGCCCGGACATTCGAAAGCCGCCGGGTGTTGTCGGACACCATTTTTGGGCATGATGCGGGCTCGCACGAGGAGGACATCGAGTGACGGTTGACGCGACACGCCGGGCCCTGCTGGCCAGCACGCTCCCCGCGTGGGTGGCGGGCTGCGCGACCGCCCTGGGCCGCGAGGTGGACCTGAGCACGGCGATGACCTCGCTCCAGGCCCGCGCGGGCGGCAAGCTCGGCGTGTTCGTGCAGGACACGGGCAGCGGCGACTTCATCAGCTTCAATGCCGAGAGCCGCTTCGCGATGGCGTCCACCTTCAAGGTGCTGCTGGCGGCCACCGTGCTGCAGCGGGTCGACACCGGCACCGTGTCGCTCGACCAGACCGTCGCCTTCGGCCGCCGCGACCTGCTGTCGTACGCGCCCGTCACCAGCCGCCGCGTGGCGGACGGGCGCATGAGCGTGCGCGACCTGCTCGCGGCCAGTCTCGAACTCAGCGACAGCACGGCGGCCAACCTGCTGCTGGGCCTCGTGGGCGGGCCCTCGGCGGTCACCGACTTCGTGCGGGGCACGGGCGACGTC
This genomic stretch from Piscinibacter gummiphilus harbors:
- a CDS encoding pseudouridine synthase, translated to MPRPETPSPLPALDGVGASCIALPPGPWPTVAAFLVHRFPAVTEAAWAARMARGHVVDEAGEPVRPDRPYRAHLKVFYYRDLPEEPRVPFDEAVLFQDEHLVVVDKPHFLPVTPGGRYLQETVLVRVRRRLGLDTLVPVHRLDRETAGLVVLAVRPQDRAAYHALFRERAVGKVYEAVAPWRPELPMPQVRRSRLAESPQAFMQMREVPGEPNAETLIECLGPCGPGLARYRLTPSTGQRHQLRVHMAALGLPLHNDRIYPVLQPQLADDGTPGFDRPLQLLARSLAFADPVTGQARTFESRRVLSDTIFGHDAGSHEEDIE
- the bla gene encoding class A beta-lactamase encodes the protein MTVDATRRALLASTLPAWVAGCATALGREVDLSTAMTSLQARAGGKLGVFVQDTGSGDFISFNAESRFAMASTFKVLLAATVLQRVDTGTVSLDQTVAFGRRDLLSYAPVTSRRVADGRMSVRDLLAASLELSDSTAANLLLGLVGGPSAVTDFVRGTGDVTTRLDRIEPDLNSNLAGDLRDTTTPIAMARTLQAVLLGRRHLTIASRAHLQAWMVAATTGKRRLRAGMPELWRVGDKTGSGDNGAFNDVAMAWPPAGAPLVFSVFMTGATAPPETLDAIHVVVARLAVRELAPP